A portion of the Paucilactobacillus hokkaidonensis JCM 18461 genome contains these proteins:
- a CDS encoding YbaB/EbfC family nucleoid-associated protein, translated as MMRGMGNMQQMMKQAQKMQKEMMAEQETLNSQEFTGKAPEDMVIATFSGDKQLKDLKINAAAVDPDDVDMLQDLVLTAVNDGLKQIDDATQKTMGKYGKGMPGM; from the coding sequence ATGATGCGTGGAATGGGAAATATGCAACAAATGATGAAACAGGCACAAAAAATGCAAAAAGAAATGATGGCAGAACAAGAAACACTTAACAGCCAAGAATTTACCGGTAAGGCACCAGAAGATATGGTCATTGCCACCTTTAGCGGTGATAAGCAATTAAAAGATTTAAAAATTAACGCAGCCGCAGTTGATCCAGATGATGTTGATATGTTACAAGATTTAGTTTTGACGGCGGTTAACGATGGGTTGAAACAAATTGATGACGCAACCCAAAAGACGATGGGTAAATACGGCAAGGGCATGCCAGGCATGTAG
- a CDS encoding cyclic-di-AMP receptor, translated as MKMIIAIVQDKDSNVLSNEFIEANVRATKLSSTGGFLRSGNTTFLVGIEDERVEEVLALIKKTSHARGQFMTPQVNMDVSMDASASYPVEVQVGGATVFVLPIEQFHQF; from the coding sequence ATGAAAATGATTATTGCCATTGTGCAAGACAAAGATAGCAACGTTTTAAGTAATGAATTTATTGAAGCTAACGTCAGAGCAACCAAACTGTCTTCTACAGGAGGGTTTTTACGTTCTGGTAATACAACATTTTTGGTTGGAATTGAAGATGAACGGGTAGAAGAAGTATTGGCGTTGATCAAAAAAACATCCCATGCTCGCGGTCAATTTATGACACCACAAGTTAATATGGATGTTTCTATGGATGCTTCTGCATCATATCCGGTTGAAGTACAAGTAGGTGGAGCAACAGTGTTTGTTTTACCGATTGAACAATTCCATCAATTTTAA
- the holB gene encoding DNA polymerase III subunit delta', with protein MQTILENINENQPQLVHQFGLAIEHDELAHAYLLVGPSGVGKTQLAQWVAMRLFCLHVKDGQPDGTCEECQRISKQLHPDVLMIEPDGRQIKVDQVRYLKSEFSKSAVEGSKKIFIIRDADKMTVSAANSLLKFLEEPSGEFVAFLLTTNKSAILPTIQSRTQIIDLPPLKPEAFNELLRQQEIPENVAVLAANLTNSITEVVELMQEDWLVNAKKAIEQWYQAVSQKDMQAFVLVQTAIMKLANNREHQQVLLTMIMLIWRDTMFVASQESTTKISYQTVIDAINKAVLQYSTRKITAVAQLTLTTGKLLDQNVSFQNIVEQLTIRIIDQLKEG; from the coding sequence ATGCAAACTATTCTTGAAAATATCAATGAAAATCAACCACAACTAGTTCATCAATTTGGCTTGGCAATTGAACATGATGAATTGGCGCATGCCTACTTATTAGTGGGCCCATCTGGCGTAGGCAAAACACAGTTAGCGCAGTGGGTTGCAATGCGTCTTTTTTGTTTACATGTCAAAGATGGACAACCAGATGGAACTTGTGAAGAATGCCAACGGATTAGTAAGCAATTGCATCCAGATGTACTCATGATTGAGCCCGATGGTCGGCAAATAAAAGTTGACCAAGTGCGCTATTTAAAATCTGAATTCTCCAAGAGTGCAGTTGAGGGCTCAAAAAAGATCTTTATTATTCGAGATGCCGATAAAATGACTGTCAGTGCGGCTAATAGTTTGTTAAAGTTTTTAGAGGAGCCTAGTGGTGAATTTGTTGCCTTTCTGCTAACTACAAATAAAAGTGCCATTCTGCCAACCATTCAATCTCGTACTCAAATTATTGATCTACCACCACTTAAGCCGGAAGCATTTAATGAGTTATTACGGCAACAAGAGATTCCAGAGAATGTTGCAGTATTAGCTGCTAATTTAACTAATTCAATTACGGAAGTCGTTGAATTAATGCAAGAAGACTGGCTAGTTAATGCAAAAAAGGCAATTGAACAATGGTATCAGGCTGTTAGCCAAAAAGATATGCAGGCATTTGTATTAGTTCAAACGGCCATTATGAAATTAGCCAACAATCGGGAGCATCAACAAGTACTGCTAACGATGATTATGCTAATATGGCGCGACACGATGTTTGTCGCTAGCCAGGAATCAACAACTAAAATTAGTTATCAAACCGTGATTGATGCCATTAATAAAGCAGTTTTGCAATATAGTACTCGTAAAATTACTGCCGTTGCCCAATTAACGCTGACAACTGGAAAATTGTTAGATCAAAATGTCAGCTTTCAAAATATAGTAGAACAGTTAACCATTCGAATTATTGATCAATTGAAAGAAGGGTAG
- the dnaX gene encoding DNA polymerase III subunit gamma/tau, translating into MSYQALYRVWRPQRFDEIVGQQVITTTLKNALITNQTSHAYLFTGPRGTGKTSAAKIFAKAINCHYLKDGEPCNECDTCKAITNGQLNDVIEIDAASNNGVEEIRDIRDKAKYAPTQADYKVYIIDEVHMLSTGAFNALLKTLEEPPANVVFILATTEPHKIPLTIISRTQRFDFRRISADESFGRMKFILDQKQVEYDEQALWVIARAAEGGMRDALSILDQALSFSDNQITVDNALLVTGSVTKQLLHQYLQQVSDHQSGPALETMQSILGAGKDGQRFIEDLISFVRDLLLYQEAPELINVESTGLSEQDYKALAEKIDSSVLYQMIDQLNEIQQEMRFTTHPDVYLEVLTVKLSQLNASSTGATAISDPSPQIEQLQDTVSKLQQEITQLQQQPVKQPQAAESKPTPKRTSSSQTIKVNLSKVYPILEAATKDDLVKLRDIWGDMLNMLSVPQRALLHVSKPVAASPQGVIVAFDYGFLYQKAVTDDMLETDMENDLKKLIGEARSIVYVPNDQWPTIRQNFISQHDLNRPSTSTKEVEDEDDATDIDEPKEETNDSNDDKMVTEAQKLFGNDIVEVKND; encoded by the coding sequence ATGAGCTATCAGGCATTATATCGTGTATGGCGACCACAACGATTTGATGAAATTGTGGGCCAACAGGTTATTACCACGACACTTAAAAATGCACTCATTACGAACCAAACTAGTCATGCTTATTTGTTTACAGGCCCTCGGGGAACTGGAAAAACGTCGGCTGCAAAAATATTTGCTAAGGCAATTAATTGTCATTATCTTAAAGATGGTGAACCCTGTAATGAATGTGATACGTGTAAAGCGATTACTAATGGTCAATTAAATGATGTGATTGAAATCGATGCTGCTTCAAATAACGGTGTTGAAGAAATTCGGGACATCAGGGATAAAGCAAAATATGCACCAACGCAAGCAGATTATAAAGTTTATATTATTGATGAAGTGCATATGCTTTCTACTGGTGCATTCAACGCACTATTAAAAACGCTTGAGGAGCCACCTGCTAACGTAGTATTTATCTTAGCAACTACTGAGCCACATAAAATTCCATTAACCATCATTTCGCGAACTCAGCGATTTGATTTTCGAAGGATATCCGCTGATGAAAGTTTCGGTCGAATGAAATTTATTCTGGATCAAAAGCAAGTTGAATATGATGAACAAGCACTATGGGTAATTGCGCGTGCCGCAGAAGGCGGTATGCGAGATGCGCTAAGTATCTTAGATCAGGCATTGTCATTTAGTGATAATCAAATTACGGTAGATAATGCGTTGTTAGTGACTGGTAGTGTAACCAAACAATTGTTACACCAGTATTTGCAGCAAGTTAGTGACCATCAAAGTGGACCGGCATTGGAGACAATGCAATCTATTCTGGGTGCAGGTAAGGATGGTCAAAGATTTATTGAAGACCTAATCTCATTTGTGCGGGATCTTCTATTGTATCAAGAGGCACCTGAATTAATTAATGTTGAGAGTACAGGATTGTCAGAGCAAGATTATAAGGCATTAGCTGAAAAAATAGATAGTAGTGTCCTCTATCAAATGATTGATCAGTTAAATGAAATTCAGCAAGAAATGCGGTTTACTACTCATCCAGATGTTTATCTGGAAGTATTGACGGTTAAATTATCACAGCTGAACGCTAGTAGTACTGGCGCAACAGCGATTTCAGATCCAAGCCCGCAAATTGAACAGTTACAAGATACCGTCTCTAAATTACAACAAGAAATAACTCAGTTACAACAGCAACCGGTAAAACAACCACAAGCTGCCGAATCAAAGCCAACCCCTAAACGGACTAGTTCATCGCAAACGATCAAAGTTAATTTGAGCAAAGTTTATCCGATTTTGGAAGCAGCAACCAAAGACGATTTGGTTAAGTTGCGTGATATTTGGGGAGATATGTTAAATATGCTTTCGGTACCACAGCGAGCATTATTGCATGTTTCAAAACCTGTCGCAGCAAGTCCACAGGGTGTGATCGTTGCATTTGACTATGGATTCTTGTACCAAAAGGCTGTTACCGATGATATGCTAGAAACAGACATGGAAAATGATCTTAAAAAATTAATTGGTGAGGCACGTTCGATTGTTTATGTGCCTAATGATCAATGGCCAACTATCAGACAAAATTTTATTAGTCAACACGATTTAAATCGTCCAAGTACGTCAACTAAAGAGGTTGAAGACGAAGATGATGCAACTGATATTGATGAACCAAAAGAAGAAACGAATGATTCAAATGATGATAAAATGGTTACTGAAGCACAAAAGTTATTTGGTAACGACATTGTTGAAGTTAAAAACGACTGA
- the nrdE gene encoding class 1b ribonucleoside-diphosphate reductase subunit alpha, translated as MSLKNLGNVTYYNLNNEINIPVDNQIPLNKDQEALAAFIKENVIPNTKVFPTLRERFDFLLDNNYIERPFVEKYDFAFIEKLYAYLKDQNFHFKSFMAAYKFYAQYALKTDDNEYYLENFIDRAATNALYFADGNEQLALDLADEIIHQRYQPATPSFLNAGRKRRGELVSCFLIQTTDDMNTIGRTINSALQLSRIGGGVGINLSNLRGAGDPIKGIEGAASGVVPVMKLLEDSFSYSNQLGQRQGAGVVYLSIFHPDIIRFLSAKKENADEKIRLKTLSLGVTVPDKFYELTEDDADMYLFSPYDVEREYNTPFSYVDITKEYDNMVANDNIKKTKINARELEDEISKLQQESGYPYVINIDTANRDNPIDGKIVMSNLCSEIMQVQTPATVNNEQKYAKMGTDVSCNLGSTNIVNLMASPDFGHSVEAMVRALTFVTDNSNIDVVPTIQHGNHLAHSIGLGAMGLHSFFAKNHMDYGSPESVEFTGVYFMLLNYWTLKASNEIARERKTTFHNFDKSDYANGSYFDKYVSNDFGPQSEQVKALFNGIFIPSTTDWAELKDAVKKDGLYHQNRLAVAPNGSISYINDTTSSLHPIINKIEERQEKKIGKIYYPAPYLSNDTMPYYKSAYDIDMRKVINIYAAAQEHVDQSLSLTLFMRSTIPTGTYEWKNGRTDKMTTRDLNILRHYAYRKGIKSIYYIRTFTDDQGEIGANQCESCVI; from the coding sequence GTGTCTCTTAAAAATTTAGGTAACGTCACATATTACAACTTAAACAATGAAATTAATATTCCCGTTGATAACCAGATTCCATTGAATAAAGACCAAGAAGCATTAGCAGCATTTATTAAGGAAAACGTTATCCCTAATACGAAGGTATTTCCAACTTTACGTGAACGATTTGATTTTTTGTTAGATAATAACTACATCGAACGTCCATTTGTTGAAAAGTACGACTTTGCTTTCATTGAGAAACTTTATGCTTACTTGAAAGATCAAAATTTCCACTTTAAATCATTCATGGCAGCTTACAAATTTTATGCGCAATATGCATTGAAAACTGATGATAATGAATATTATTTAGAAAACTTCATTGATCGTGCAGCAACTAATGCTCTCTACTTTGCAGATGGTAATGAGCAACTAGCGCTTGATCTGGCGGACGAAATTATTCACCAACGCTACCAACCAGCAACCCCTTCATTTTTGAATGCTGGCCGTAAGCGTCGTGGTGAACTTGTTTCATGTTTTCTAATTCAGACTACTGATGACATGAATACAATTGGTCGCACCATCAATTCAGCGTTGCAGCTATCACGGATTGGTGGCGGTGTTGGAATTAACCTTAGTAACTTACGTGGTGCCGGAGACCCTATTAAGGGAATTGAGGGGGCTGCTAGTGGTGTTGTTCCTGTCATGAAGTTACTAGAAGACAGCTTTTCATACTCTAACCAACTTGGCCAACGCCAAGGAGCCGGGGTCGTTTATCTAAGTATTTTCCATCCAGATATTATCCGATTTCTATCTGCTAAAAAGGAAAATGCAGATGAAAAAATCAGACTAAAGACGTTGTCATTAGGCGTGACTGTGCCCGATAAGTTTTATGAATTAACTGAAGACGATGCAGATATGTACCTATTTAGTCCATACGATGTAGAACGCGAATATAACACGCCATTTTCATATGTTGATATCACTAAAGAATACGACAACATGGTTGCCAATGACAATATTAAGAAAACTAAAATTAATGCTCGCGAGTTGGAAGATGAAATTAGTAAGCTCCAACAAGAATCTGGCTATCCTTACGTTATCAACATTGACACTGCCAATCGCGATAATCCAATCGATGGTAAAATTGTTATGAGCAACTTATGTTCCGAAATTATGCAAGTTCAAACACCTGCAACTGTCAATAATGAGCAAAAATATGCTAAAATGGGAACAGACGTAAGTTGTAATTTAGGATCAACTAATATTGTTAATTTAATGGCTTCTCCTGATTTTGGTCATTCCGTTGAAGCTATGGTCCGTGCTTTGACCTTTGTCACCGACAACTCAAATATTGATGTTGTCCCAACAATCCAACATGGTAACCATTTAGCACATTCAATCGGCTTGGGTGCAATGGGTCTACACAGCTTTTTTGCTAAGAATCATATGGATTATGGATCACCTGAATCAGTTGAATTCACTGGCGTTTATTTTATGTTATTAAACTACTGGACGCTAAAGGCTTCCAACGAAATTGCACGTGAACGCAAAACCACTTTCCATAACTTTGACAAGAGCGACTATGCCAATGGATCATACTTTGATAAATATGTATCAAACGACTTCGGTCCTCAATCAGAACAAGTTAAAGCGTTATTTAATGGTATTTTCATCCCGTCAACTACTGACTGGGCTGAATTAAAGGATGCCGTTAAAAAGGATGGTTTGTATCACCAAAATCGCTTAGCTGTTGCTCCAAACGGCTCGATTTCATATATTAATGATACAACTTCCAGCTTGCACCCAATTATCAACAAGATTGAAGAACGGCAGGAAAAGAAAATTGGTAAGATCTACTACCCAGCACCATACCTTTCCAACGATACAATGCCATACTATAAGTCCGCTTACGACATTGATATGCGAAAAGTAATTAACATTTATGCTGCTGCGCAAGAACACGTTGATCAATCACTCAGCTTAACTTTATTTATGCGTTCTACCATTCCAACTGGTACCTATGAATGGAAAAACGGTCGAACTGATAAGATGACTACTCGTGATCTAAACATCCTACGTCACTATGCATACCGTAAAGGAATTAAATCAATTTATTACATTCGAACTTTCACTGATGACCAGGGCGAAATCGGTGCCAATCAATGTGAAAGCTGTGTAATCTAG
- the tadA gene encoding tRNA adenosine(34) deaminase TadA, whose amino-acid sequence MTLTIEQKKYFMQLALDEAKEADIMAEVPIGAVIVCQGQVIGRGHNMRERFQDVTYHAEMLAISEACATIHSWRLEECQLFVTLEPCIMCSGAILNARIPKVVYGADDSKAGAVKSLYQLFDDQRLNHQVQVECGLMAQQSSQLLKDFFKQVRQRAKQRKNDNKMQ is encoded by the coding sequence ATGACATTAACAATTGAACAAAAAAAGTATTTTATGCAACTAGCATTAGATGAAGCAAAAGAAGCTGATATTATGGCTGAAGTCCCCATTGGTGCAGTTATAGTGTGCCAAGGACAAGTTATTGGTCGTGGTCACAACATGCGAGAAAGATTTCAGGATGTGACCTATCATGCGGAGATGTTGGCAATTAGTGAGGCGTGTGCTACCATCCATAGTTGGCGACTAGAGGAATGTCAATTATTTGTTACGTTGGAACCATGTATTATGTGTAGTGGAGCGATTTTAAACGCCCGAATTCCAAAGGTCGTTTATGGTGCTGATGATTCCAAAGCAGGGGCCGTCAAAAGTCTGTATCAATTATTTGATGATCAACGATTAAACCATCAAGTTCAAGTAGAATGTGGATTGATGGCACAACAGTCGAGTCAACTATTGAAAGATTTTTTTAAACAGGTACGACAGCGTGCAAAACAACGAAAGAATGATAATAAGATGCAGTAG
- the nrdH gene encoding glutaredoxin-like protein NrdH — protein sequence MGKITVFSKNNCVQCKMTKRFLTEHNVNFVEHNIDEQPEYIDRLKQEGFLATPVVKLGNGKSFSGFRPDVLKQLAI from the coding sequence ATGGGCAAAATAACAGTTTTTTCTAAGAATAATTGCGTTCAATGCAAGATGACAAAGCGTTTCCTAACAGAACACAATGTTAACTTTGTAGAACACAATATTGATGAACAGCCAGAATACATAGACCGTTTGAAACAAGAGGGTTTTTTGGCAACACCAGTTGTGAAACTAGGTAACGGCAAATCATTTTCAGGTTTTCGTCCGGATGTGTTAAAGCAATTGGCTATCTAG
- a CDS encoding class I SAM-dependent methyltransferase — protein sequence MNNHYYTQNPDVLHDKKEWNFILRQQEFKFMTDNGVFSKRAVDFGSRTLIESFTDQNLPDGDWLDLGCGYGPIGLALAKTIGAQRIVDMVDVNELAMALARENAQLNHIENVNIFASDGYENITKQYASIVTNPPVRAGKNVVDNFITTAKEHLISTGTLWVVLQKKQGAPSAKKLMNEVFGNCNVVKRDKGYYILCSTKYEDKHDINN from the coding sequence ATGAACAACCACTATTATACACAAAATCCAGATGTTTTACATGACAAAAAAGAATGGAATTTTATTTTAAGACAGCAAGAGTTTAAGTTCATGACTGACAATGGCGTTTTCTCAAAGCGTGCGGTTGATTTTGGCAGTCGAACGTTAATTGAAAGTTTTACAGATCAAAATTTACCTGATGGCGATTGGCTTGATCTTGGTTGCGGCTATGGTCCAATTGGGTTGGCTTTGGCCAAAACAATCGGGGCACAACGAATAGTCGACATGGTTGATGTGAATGAACTGGCGATGGCACTTGCTCGAGAAAATGCGCAATTAAATCACATCGAGAATGTTAATATTTTTGCGTCTGATGGTTACGAAAACATTACGAAACAATATGCGTCAATTGTGACTAATCCGCCTGTTCGAGCAGGTAAAAATGTGGTTGATAATTTTATTACTACAGCTAAAGAACATTTAATCTCAACGGGGACTCTTTGGGTTGTTTTGCAAAAAAAACAAGGAGCTCCATCAGCCAAGAAACTCATGAATGAGGTCTTTGGCAATTGTAACGTAGTTAAACGTGACAAGGGATATTATATTTTGTGCAGTACCAAGTACGAGGATAAACATGACATTAACAATTGA
- the recR gene encoding recombination mediator RecR, translating to MQYPEPIAQLIESYMKLPGIGSKTATRLAFYTISMENDDVTNFAKALIAAKRDLHFCSICGNLTEEDPCIICKDKSRDQNTILVVEESKDIMSMEKMKEYHGLYHVLHGVLSPIEGTGPEDINIASLLTRLQQNDAVKEVIVATNASSEGEATAMYLSRLIKPAGIKVTRLAHGLSVGADIDYADEMTLFKAVEGRTEI from the coding sequence ATGCAGTATCCAGAACCAATCGCTCAATTGATTGAGAGCTATATGAAATTACCAGGAATTGGCAGTAAGACAGCAACTAGATTGGCGTTTTATACTATTAGTATGGAAAATGACGATGTCACTAATTTTGCTAAAGCACTAATTGCAGCTAAACGAGATTTACATTTTTGCAGTATTTGTGGCAATCTTACGGAAGAAGATCCATGTATTATATGTAAGGATAAATCACGTGATCAAAATACAATCTTGGTAGTCGAAGAATCTAAAGACATTATGTCAATGGAAAAAATGAAGGAATATCATGGATTGTATCATGTGCTGCATGGTGTGTTATCACCAATTGAGGGTACTGGTCCAGAAGATATTAATATTGCGTCATTGTTGACCAGATTACAACAAAACGATGCTGTTAAAGAAGTAATTGTAGCAACCAACGCTTCGTCGGAAGGTGAAGCAACGGCAATGTACTTGTCACGATTGATTAAACCGGCCGGGATTAAAGTAACCCGCCTTGCACATGGATTATCAGTTGGCGCAGACATTGATTATGCTGATGAAATGACTCTGTTCAAAGCAGTAGAAGGACGGACGGAAATCTAG
- the rsmI gene encoding 16S rRNA (cytidine(1402)-2'-O)-methyltransferase, producing MQAQQSFGNHTDGVLYLVPTPIGNLQDMTFRAVQTLKDVDLIAAEDTRNTQKLLNHFEIETKQISFHEHNTNERIPQLIEKLQAGLSIAQVSDAGMPSISDPGQELVAQCVTQQIAVVPLPGANAGLTGLIASGLISQPFYFYGFLGRKDGQQEEELQQLMARPETLIFYEAPHRLKKTLTNMVAIFGEERQTVLARELTKKHEEFLRGSLGELLAWATTENVRGEFVILLAGNTNPDKQIDENQTPINQQIGRLIKDGLAPNVAIKQVAKQRNLNRQEVYKNYHQL from the coding sequence ATGCAAGCACAGCAAAGCTTTGGCAATCATACTGACGGTGTTTTGTATTTAGTTCCGACACCGATTGGTAACTTACAAGATATGACATTTCGTGCAGTTCAAACATTGAAAGATGTTGATTTGATTGCTGCTGAGGACACACGGAATACACAAAAATTATTAAATCATTTTGAAATTGAAACGAAGCAAATTAGTTTCCACGAGCACAATACAAATGAACGAATACCACAATTAATTGAAAAACTGCAAGCAGGTTTATCAATTGCTCAGGTGAGTGATGCGGGGATGCCGTCAATTTCTGATCCAGGCCAAGAATTGGTGGCACAATGTGTAACGCAACAGATTGCTGTGGTACCACTACCTGGGGCCAACGCCGGATTAACTGGCTTAATTGCTTCTGGCCTAATTTCACAGCCGTTTTATTTTTACGGCTTTTTAGGCAGAAAAGATGGACAGCAAGAAGAAGAATTACAGCAATTAATGGCTCGGCCTGAAACACTAATTTTTTATGAAGCACCACATAGACTTAAAAAGACGTTAACTAACATGGTTGCCATTTTTGGCGAAGAGCGCCAAACTGTGTTAGCACGTGAATTAACAAAAAAGCATGAAGAATTTCTTCGTGGTTCTTTGGGCGAATTGTTAGCGTGGGCAACCACTGAAAATGTTCGTGGTGAATTTGTTATTTTACTGGCAGGTAACACTAATCCTGACAAGCAAATAGATGAGAACCAAACTCCCATTAATCAGCAAATTGGACGCCTAATTAAAGATGGATTAGCGCCTAATGTTGCCATTAAACAAGTAGCCAAACAACGCAATTTAAATCGACAGGAAGTTTATAAAAATTACCATCAGCTGTAG
- a CDS encoding DNA replication initiation control protein YabA, whose amino-acid sequence MNESLDKSEIYDRFTQVTKQTKDLLDNMEQLQTRMTEILEENAELSIENEHLHQVIVKTQDQSDPSELSNPRQNLQKLYEQGFHVCNEYYGKRLERNESCTFCLDAIFGRHQK is encoded by the coding sequence GTGAATGAAAGTTTAGATAAAAGCGAAATTTATGACCGATTTACACAGGTAACTAAGCAAACAAAAGATTTGTTAGACAATATGGAACAATTACAAACTAGAATGACCGAAATTTTAGAAGAAAATGCTGAATTATCAATCGAAAATGAACATCTACATCAGGTGATTGTTAAAACACAGGATCAAAGCGATCCTAGTGAATTATCTAATCCACGTCAAAATTTACAAAAGTTATATGAACAAGGGTTTCATGTTTGTAATGAATATTATGGTAAACGACTTGAGCGTAACGAATCATGTACATTTTGTTTAGATGCTATCTTTGGACGGCATCAAAAGTAA
- the tmk gene encoding dTMP kinase: protein MQGKFISFEGPDGAGKTSVLKEIDIKLTKQLGDQLLLTREPGGNPISESIRHIILDKANTQMDARTEALLYAAARRQHLVEQVIPALDAGKVVLSDRYVDSSIAYQGAGRKIGAKEVWQMNQFATDGLEPDLTIYLDIEPQEGIQRIKQHRQNEINRLDVEQLAFHQRVRSAYLKLLEQYPGRIKLIDASQPFDEVVAAVQATIVRKYPDLF, encoded by the coding sequence TTGCAAGGAAAATTTATTTCGTTTGAGGGTCCAGATGGTGCCGGTAAGACGAGTGTCTTAAAAGAAATTGATATTAAGTTAACAAAACAGTTGGGCGATCAATTATTGTTGACACGTGAGCCTGGCGGTAATCCAATTTCTGAGTCTATTCGCCATATTATCCTTGATAAAGCCAACACACAAATGGATGCTCGAACGGAGGCTTTGTTATATGCTGCCGCCAGAAGACAGCATTTGGTGGAGCAGGTTATCCCAGCTTTAGATGCAGGCAAGGTCGTTTTGTCTGATCGTTATGTTGATAGTTCGATTGCTTATCAAGGAGCTGGTCGCAAGATTGGCGCTAAAGAAGTTTGGCAAATGAACCAATTTGCAACTGATGGGCTAGAACCAGATTTAACGATTTATCTAGATATTGAACCCCAAGAAGGCATTCAGCGGATTAAGCAACATCGACAAAATGAAATTAATCGACTAGACGTTGAACAACTGGCATTCCATCAGCGAGTACGATCAGCTTATTTAAAATTATTAGAACAATATCCCGGTAGAATTAAATTAATCGATGCGAGTCAACCATTTGACGAGGTTGTTGCAGCAGTTCAAGCAACAATTGTACGCAAATATCCCGACTTGTTTTAA
- a CDS encoding YaaL family protein, whose amino-acid sequence MFKKQTGKLKQQYDQQLLQLIYMTKADWDHAKETQAAVYESETDNELAMNTKLQEKKYLYLYREARRRQVHGQIQPSMVER is encoded by the coding sequence GTGTTTAAAAAGCAAACTGGGAAATTAAAGCAACAATATGATCAACAACTGTTACAATTAATTTATATGACTAAAGCCGATTGGGATCATGCCAAAGAAACTCAAGCTGCTGTGTATGAAAGTGAGACAGATAATGAGTTGGCAATGAATACTAAACTGCAAGAAAAAAAGTATTTATATTTGTACCGTGAGGCTAGAAGGCGACAGGTTCATGGCCAAATACAGCCAAGTATGGTAGAACGTTAA